Within Mustela lutreola isolate mMusLut2 chromosome 10, mMusLut2.pri, whole genome shotgun sequence, the genomic segment GACTGTTCAAATAGACAAACCACGCGGCCAGTGACCAGCGAAAGGAAGCTTACGTCAATGCGGGAGAACCAATGGGTCTTGGGTTGATTTCAGTCACTTCCACGCGCACATCCGGTGCATCGCTACTATGAGTCCCCTCTGCATCTACGCTGTGGCGGCGTGTGGCCCGCGGTGTGGGTACCTTGGAATGGGACTCAGAGGCTGTGCGTCCTGCCCGCTTTAACCGGAGCGTGAGCGACGTCTGTGCCCTGGGATTACCGGAACACAGACCTAGAACTTTCCGACTGGTGCTTCTCATGCCCCCGCGATTTCTCTTTTGTTAAATGCAGTCTGCATCTTAAACCGTTTTTAGTTAGAATTTCCCGGTTTTCCAAAATTACCTAGTTCACAAGATCTTTCGCGGGAGACCATAACCAAGTTTTAGCTAAATgatctcccaaataaataatttccaaataGCATCACTTAAAATCATCCTTCCAGGAACACCTGGCTGagtcagttggtgaagcatgggactcttgatttctggtgCTCAGTTCAAGCCTTGGGCTAGAGCtagtaaagcttacttaaaaaaataaaataaataattctttcaaacaatagcaaaaatagaATTTgactacatctctctctctcttttttgccaCGGttattataataacaaaaattccTCAATGGCTTCCAATAGGGGtctgattaaataaaatacaatacattCATCTTAAAGAAAAGGTATGGAGCCATTAATCATGGTAATGTAGATTAATATTTGCTGAGAAGGAAAAGGGTTCacgatttattaaaaaaaatacaagttatacAACAATATTAGTATAATACACCCCTTTATAAAGCATTTATATATTCCTTAGGTGTCTATATTCGCAGGAGGGAATATACAACTAAGACGTAATACTACACGGAGAAGGCATACTTTTTCCTTTGTATGTTACCATCAGCTACTTGTGTAATACAAAGAAGTATCTGGTGAAGATATGTAAGTTTCCAGAAGTTCTAAAGTGCCAAATTAAAAAGGTTTGGCAATACTCTGTGGCTAACAAAATGCtttggcaggggtgcctgggtggctcagtcgttaagcgtttgccttccgctcaggtcatgatccctggatcctgggatcaagccccacattgggctccctgctcagcaggaagtctgcttctccctctcccactcccctgcctgtgttccctctctcactgtgtgtctctctgtcaaataaataaaatctttaaaaaaaatgctttggcagattctttttaaaatttaatttaaggtTACTACTTTAGGTTTAGAATCTTTTCATTGTACTActtattctttgaaataattgTCCCTCTGAATTTCATATTTTCCACTTGTGTTCAACATCTCTATATTTAatcatcaaaaatttaaaaatatattggggcgcctgggtggctcagtggattaagccactgccttcggctcaggtcatgatctcagtgtcctgggatcgagccccgcatcgggctctttgctcagcgggagcctgcttctctctctctctctgcctgactctccgcctacttgtgatttctctctctgtcaaataaataaataaaatctataaaaaaaataaataaaataaagcttaaaaaattttaaaaatatataatgtgttcCCTGTtcaaatccaaaataaataatatttatcatgAAAGGTCTCGCTCCACTCCTGGCCTCTCACTATTTTCTTAGTTCTTATGTATCCCTAGAgtttctttgtgtaaatataaGCAAGTATAAATGCATATACTTATGTTCCCCTTTCATTACCACCTACACTGTTTTGGACTTCAAAAATTTTTAGTAgatcttgaggtgcctgggtagctcagttcgttgagcatcctactcttgatttgtgctcaggtcatggtcttgggggtCTTGgcatcatgggatcaagcctcaagcagggctcagtgctcagcatggagtctgccagtccctctccctctactcccccccccccacacattctgtctttctaaaatgaataaataaataaaatcttttaaaaatttttagtagaTCTTGGAGATATTTCTTAATATATAGAAAGTTAgcttattcttttgttgttgttatagctGCATAGAATCCCATCACatggatgtaccataatttatttttccagtcctctgttgatggacacttgtgttGTTTCCAAATTCTTGCTGTCATTAATGATGTAGCAGTGAATGTCTTTGTACATATGTAATATTTTCCCCTGGCAGCTACACCAAATAAACATTCAGAAATGGAAATACAGGGTCAGGATAAATGCATATGTAGTTGATGGACAACATCAACTTGATCTCTATAAAGGAGATACTGATTTTCATTTCCACAggcaatatataatatttttatcaccCTGAGATATAAgaccctgttttcttttcttttctttattttaaagattttatttatttgacagaaatgacaagtaggcagagaggcaggcagagagaggaagggaagcaggctccccattgagcagggagcctgatgtggggcttgatcgcaggaccctgggatcatgacctgagccaaaggcagaggctttaacccactgagccacccaggcacccctcttttttaaaaattttatttatttatttgacagaggggagTTGCACGAGTAaggggagcggcagacagagagagagggagaagcagagcagggagcccaatgctgggctcagttccaagaccctaggatcatgacctgagctgacagcagacacttacctgactgagccaccctgttgcCCCAGGCCCCGTTTTCTAATTAATGATCAAAGATGTTTTTGTAGCAATAGTAATCAATGCATTTATAGGTCTCTTTTCAGTTTACAAAGAACTTTCTTATGTTAAATAATagagaatatttattgagcacttacaatATCAGGCATTTTGGTGGATATTATCAGGTAGCAGTTAAAAGCAAATTGGAGTGTAACTGAATCTGAAACTTTGCTCCAACACTTACTAGCTATACGACCAGGACTTAATCTCTTTGTACCTATTTCTTTATCATAAAACTGAAGAGATTATAATGTGCTTACCTCTATAGGCAGTGTTGTGGGGTTAAATGCTAATACACATTAAGGACCTAAAACACTCTGTGACACATGTGGACAGTCGATAAATGCTATCACTTATGCCTGAACACTTCTGTGAGACAGGTTGTCGTGTTTCCACTTCATACTTGAGTAAACAGACATAGAGAGGGATCGGATCATAGAATTGATGAGTCGTGGAGCCAGGATTTTGAaacatctgcttcttcctcttgtcCAGTTTGGCAGCATAGGACACTTGGGTCTGGCCAGCTCACGAGAATGTGCTGGGTGGCAGAAAAGCTAGTCAACAAGAGAGGGGGCCTGTGTGTAGGTACGGGGCTGGCTTCATGGCTGTCTGAGGCCGTATTGctctgtcttgaaattcttaatgacTTTTAAACAAGGGGCTGAACGTTTTTATTTTGCACTTGGCACCAAAATTATGTAGTCTGTCCCAGGTACATATACGTGTACTGTAACTTTCACCATGTAAATGAGGTATAGCATATcacttataaataataataaagtgcaCATGCTTTTTATTGCAAATTCCATACGGCAAATCGAGTCTAACAGTATGCTTGGGGGCGAGCGGATATTGCATAGCCTCTCTAGGCTGCAACTGACAGATGTAGTTCTGATATGGATGTTGGttgatattttctttcatgtCCACTGCTATTCACAACATAAGAGCTACAGAGCTGACACACTTTTAAGTTTAATCTGCATTGTTCACTTATCCCTGTCACTTCTTAAGTCCAGATGATcaacaaaacaattaacaagcATCTGCTGATCCGTGTTGTATAAATACTCCCACTATGGCAGATTTCAAGCTACGGACGGATGTCCCTGAAGGGAAAGCTGGGAAGAGATGAGCATATCGTATTTCCACAGACGTTAACAATCTGAAGCACATAAATGGTAAAATGGAGTGAAATAGTAAAAGTAATGAGTTTTGTGAAATAGTAAAAGTAATGAGTTTTGTTACCtttgtttgtaatataatttatctcataaatttgtataatttaatttttaataatggctgTGCTTAATGACCAGCTCagaaaattcctaaaaatttaaCACTTGGCTCCCTCCAGCCGAAACAAACTACAGATATGGACCATAAGCTTCCAGAAGGCAGGCAATGAAGACACGGAGCTGGCCACGTGGTAGAGTGGGAAGGAGGGCTGTGAGTAGGTGAGTAGTAACCTTAGACTGTGGATAAAGACGCAGGCAGGCCAGTATACGGCAAATGGTAATTGCACAATAAAAGAGGGGAACTATTGCTGTTGTGATTATTACTGGAGCTAATAATTTCTTgaacttcattttctatttcagaGCTTCGtttcccatttaaaaaagtgGGAGGTAATCATACCTTTCTCATCGTCCTCAATGTGCTCCCTGATTCGTGTCCATTTTTTCACTGCTGCATAcgatatagtaggtgctcagtaaacgcttgttgaatgaaaaaaatgaatgagtccTATTTTGTTGAGTGGAAGCTCTAGGTAAGTCGTAAAGCGACACGCAATCGGGGTCGTCCTTGTGGTATTAAGTGATGCCGCGGGTCTGAGGGCAGCTGCCGGGCTCGGATACTCCTTGAGCGAAAGGGTGGACCGCGGAGTTTCCGtcagccccgccccccgcccccaagcccgcccccaagccccaggccccgcccccgcctcggTCCGGTCGGCGCGTCGGCCCCTGTTTCCGGGCGGGCCTCCGGAGGCGGGCGCACAAGATGGCGGCCCCAGTACCTCGGGGCTGGTGGCCGCAGCTCGTCCTCGGGCTCTAGCCCGGGTCTTAGCGAGGTCGAGAGACAGGCTTCGCCCGGCTGACAGCAGGTCTGGGCGGTGCCGCCGGGCCTCGCGGGCTGCCAGGTCCGCACGGTCTCTACCCCCGGGGCCCGCCGCCTCCCCAGCCCGGCCCCGGGGCGGAACCGAAGGAAGGTCAGGTctggccgccccgccccgcggctGTTCGCGGGTGTTCACTATTAACTTTGACTTCAGCCACGTGTAGCTTCCATGGCGGCCTCCCAGGTCCCAGGGGAGATTAACATACAGGCGGGAGAGACGGCCAAGTCCGGGGACAGGGACCTGCTGGGGAACGACTGCCCGGAGGAGGACAGGCTTCCCCAACGCTCCTGGAGGCAGAAGTGCGCTTCCTACGTGCTGGCCCTGCGGCCCTGGAGCTTCAGTGCTTCCCTCacgccggtggccctgggcagtGCCCTAGCCTACAGATCCCACGGCGTCCTGGATCCCAGGCTGCTGGTGGGTTGTGCCGTGGCTGTGCTGGCCGTGCATGGGGCTGGCAATCTGGTCAACACTTACTATGACTTTTCCAAGGGCATTGACCACAAAAAGAGTGATGACAGGACCCTGGTGGACCGAATCTTGGAGCCCCAGGATGTTGTCCGGTTTGGAGTCTTCCTCTACACTTTGGGCTGTGTCTGTGCCGCTTGTCTCTACTACCTGTCTCCTTTGAAACTGGAGCACTTGGCTCTCATCTACTTTGGAGGCCTGTCTGGCTCCTTTCTCTACACAGGAGGTAAGACTTGGCCTGTTTCCTGGCTGCATGTACTAGAAACTTGTGCTTCGCATAGGAGTTAGAGGGCTGGAGAAGAGGTGTCAAAGGCTCTTTTTTGAGTTAGGCCATTTACGTGAAATCTACAATGTGTGGGTCATGTGGATTTTTGGAGAACCCTAGTGAGCTGGGAAGATTCTGGCTTGGTTTATGGATGTTAGTCCATATATGGGAATCACATATATGGGAATGTTTCCATCTAGTTTCTTTTTGTGGTCATATCCTATAACACCACTGTTTCGAATTCCAGTGGAATTACATTTGAAGAGCTCAACATCACACAGCTGATTACTTTCAGCAAGTTTGCTGTGTGACTGCTTGCAACAAGCTTATTAAGGTAGTGATGGACAGGTGGTCCAGGCCtacttattgagcacctgttatatgccaggcactgttctgtgtGAACCCAACAGTCACAGATCCTGAGCAGGGGCTCTTGGGGGAGTTATTTTATAGATCTTGAGGAGAGATAGAAAGTCAAACTAGTAAATTCTATTCAGGATCACCAATGTCCTGGTGTGCTCAGGACTTAAGACGGCTCCCAGGACGCTGGACTTTAGGTGTGGAAATCAGGAGAGTTCCTGCTAAGCCCAGATGATTTGGGACCCTGATGATAGTATATGAAAACGTGATTAGTGCTTATAacgaaaaaataaaagagcaaggggacgcctgggtggctcagtcggttaagaggctgctttcggctcaggtcatgatcctaaggtcctgggatcgagttcggcattgggctccttgctctgcgggaagtctgtttgtctctctgcctctccctgccactctgcctgcttgtgctctctctctgacaaatgaataacaTCTTCATAAATGAAATAACTAGAGCAAGGAAGGAGGACCTAGCTGTTTGAAGCAGTTTGATCAAGGTAGGCCTCCTCACAAAGGTAATATAAGCAAAGATAGAAGGAGGTCGGCTAAGCATGTATCTAGAGGAAGGGTGTTTGAAATCTCAGAGTGGTAGTTGCCAAAGGCCTTAAGGCAGGagtgttcctcaaaaaattgaggAACATCGTCAAAAAATTGAGGAACATCGTGAGTCCAttatgtgagtgagagagagagagtaaatacAAGGAGGTAAAGCAAGGAAAgtgtgtgggggaagggcagagaagcacAAAGATCAAGTGGGTCGTAAGGTTTTCAAAGAATGGATAAAGGAGGGTGGGCAAGGACTGAAGCAGGAGGACGAGGAGGCTGCGGACGATCCCGGCGGGAGAAGTGCGGCGGCCTGCATCAGGGTGCTGGTggtagagaagagaagagggtgTCAGATtcggaatatatatatataaaatattttatttatttattcgacagacagagatcacaagtcggcagagaggcaggcagagagagagaggaggaagcaggctccccgctgagcagagagcctgatgcggggctcgatcctaggaccctgagatcatgagctgagccaaaggaagagcatttaacccactgagccatccaggcgccccctgcatATATTTTGAAGGCAAACACAGTTTGTTGCCAGCCACGCTGCCCTCCTGGCTGTTCCTGGAACGGTCAGGGCATGCTGCTGTCCCAGGTCCTTTGTAGATGTTTTTCTTTGGCTTGGAaagcccttcctcctctctgccttatTCACTTTCTAACCTCCTCCACCGATTTGCTCAATTGCAAGCTGTTTTGTGAGGCCTTGCTTTATAtcctatttaaaattacaaaacaataaagtttttttgcagcagttgaaaataaaataaaattgcgcacgtgcacacacacacacgcacacacgctgAGTTTTCCCCCACAATACTTTCCCTGTTgctcttttctgctttattttccttcgTAGCACAGACTACTTCTAATGCACCGTCTAAAGTACTGACTTCGCTCATTGTCTTCCCACGTAGACTAGAAGCTCCCTGGGGTTAGGGATTTGGGTCTCCATTCTTTGCCGAAGCCAGGGTGCCCAGAACACGGCCTGGCATGTGGTTACTATTTAATATTCATTGAACGAACAAATGGGGAGACACTGAAATGCATCAAGCAGAGTCCTGGCATAACGTGATTTATGGGTTAAACGTTGACCTTTATTGATAGAATTGGCTATGGTGAAATGCACAGAAGTGTTAGAGTCTGATCAATTGCAGCAGAGGCACACAGTCGTAAAGCCCACACCTTGTCCCGATACAGAAAGTTTCCGTCACCCTCACATTTCCATCACAGCTTCCTTTCCCGTGaattcccactctccctgcccctaTCCAGAGGCCACCCTGTTTGGTCTCTTTCACAAAGATTGTTTTGTCTGGTCTGGAATGTTACGGAAATGGAGCCGTTCCATTTGAATTCCTGTGCCCGGTTTCTTCGCTCCGCATGGTAGTTTGAGATCTCATCGCATCGTGACGGGCATCAGTGgtccctttttattgctgaataggaTCCACTGTGCGGACAGAACCACAATTTGCTTATCCTTTCTCCTGTCCGgcgacatttggattgtttccgtATTTTGTCTATTATGCCTGAACACTCCCGGCGAAGTCTTTCTGTGGGTATTTGTTTTCATCATTTGGGGGCGGAAGCTGGGAGTGGAAGCGCTGGGTCAGAGGGTCGATGAATGTTTTAACTTGATGGGAAGCTGCCAGCGTGTTTTCTGAAGTGGTCGTACTAGTTCTGTGTTCCCACCAGCAACGTATAAGCGCTCCGTGGCCTTGCCAACATTCtggtttatattttaatgaattcaTGCTGCCTGCTGTGCTGAGAGCTTGCCCAGGCCTTCACTGTGTTGGCTCATTTGGAAAGTGGTGTTGGGAGGGGTGGGAATGCCCGGAAGGAGAGGTGGGCCACATTTTGAAGCAGGTGGAGCCTGTGAGCCCTGGGCCGTACTCTGGAAGCAGCTTTCCTCCCCGAGGGCTCTATCATTTTCTCCTGTCAGATAACTTCCAGGAGGTTACCAGA encodes:
- the UBIAD1 gene encoding ubiA prenyltransferase domain-containing protein 1, which translates into the protein MAASQVPGEINIQAGETAKSGDRDLLGNDCPEEDRLPQRSWRQKCASYVLALRPWSFSASLTPVALGSALAYRSHGVLDPRLLVGCAVAVLAVHGAGNLVNTYYDFSKGIDHKKSDDRTLVDRILEPQDVVRFGVFLYTLGCVCAACLYYLSPLKLEHLALIYFGGLSGSFLYTGGIGFKYVALGDLVILITFGPLAVMFAYAVQVGSLAVFPLVYAIPLALSTEAILHSNNTRDMESDRAAGIVTLAILIGPTLSYMLYNTLLFLPYLIFSILATHCSISLALPLLTIPMAFSLERQFRSQTFNKLPQRTAKLNLLLGLFYVFGIILAPVGSLPKL